A single window of Agromyces aureus DNA harbors:
- a CDS encoding DEAD/DEAH box helicase, with protein MSLSPAERYAQSREQRRRPRLQDFAASQRFDLDPFQRAACGALDEGRSVLVAAPTGAGKTVVAEFSIYLAMQQVGAKVFYTTPIKALSNQKYQEFVEAWGPDDVGLLTGDTNINSNARIVVMTTEVLRNMLYAGSSTLDRLAYVVMDEVHYLADRFRGAVWEEVIIHLPEDVRLVALSATVSNAEEFGDWLQAVRGDTDVVVSEDRPVPLEQHVLVKGKLVDLFDSSGKGATNRVNPELLQLARAGGRSISSRSARGRRGGDRGRYHQGGGQGTGRIDRPEVVDLLHGKHLLPAIFFIFSRVGCDQAVRQVLRSGIRLTDSSERDEIRAIVESRVQMLRDEDLAVLGYWDWLEGLQRGVAAHHAGMLPAFKEVVEELFQRKLLKAVFATETLALGVNMPARSVVLEKLEKFNGEARVPITPGEYTQLTGRAGRRGIDVEGHSVIQWADGLDPEAVAALASRRSYPMNSSFKPTYNMAVNLVDQFGRERTRQILELSFAQFQADRAVGDLARTLRKQEESMAGFEQAMACHLGDFAQYAAIRRRISDLERQNSKGNATHAQRERMQRDLADARKQMRAHPCHGCAEREQHARWAERWWRLHRDHEQLSRQIHTRTGQIAKRFDRVAEVLEQLGYLERTADGGMVSTPAGRILKRIYGERDLLVAECLRQGLWNSLDVPSVAAMAVSLVYEPRRDDHGEQFRLPRGRFREAFERTTDVWSELDDLERDHRLDGSEVPSPALAMAMHAWASGAGLGAVLSDTDLAAGDFVRVAKQVVDVLDQISIVADAELGVTARAAIDAVRRGVVAYGSAG; from the coding sequence ATGAGCCTCTCGCCGGCCGAACGGTACGCCCAGTCGCGCGAGCAGCGTCGACGCCCCAGACTGCAGGATTTCGCGGCATCCCAGCGCTTCGACCTCGACCCGTTCCAGCGGGCGGCCTGCGGCGCGCTCGACGAGGGGCGGAGCGTGCTCGTGGCCGCACCGACCGGTGCGGGCAAGACCGTGGTGGCCGAGTTCTCGATCTACCTCGCGATGCAGCAGGTCGGTGCGAAGGTGTTCTACACGACGCCGATCAAGGCGCTGTCGAACCAGAAGTATCAGGAGTTCGTCGAGGCATGGGGGCCAGACGACGTCGGGCTCCTCACGGGCGACACGAACATCAACTCGAACGCGCGCATCGTGGTCATGACGACCGAGGTGCTCCGCAACATGCTCTACGCGGGTTCGTCGACGCTCGACCGTCTCGCGTACGTCGTGATGGACGAGGTGCACTACCTCGCCGACCGGTTCCGAGGTGCGGTGTGGGAGGAGGTCATCATCCACCTCCCCGAAGACGTGCGGCTCGTCGCGCTGAGCGCCACGGTCTCCAACGCCGAGGAGTTCGGCGACTGGTTGCAGGCCGTTCGCGGCGACACCGACGTCGTCGTCTCCGAGGACCGCCCGGTGCCCCTCGAGCAGCACGTGCTCGTCAAGGGCAAGCTCGTCGACCTCTTCGACTCGTCGGGCAAGGGTGCCACCAACCGGGTCAACCCCGAGCTGCTGCAGCTCGCGCGAGCCGGCGGTCGATCGATCTCGTCGAGATCGGCCCGCGGGCGGCGCGGTGGCGATCGGGGTCGCTACCACCAGGGCGGCGGTCAGGGCACCGGCCGCATCGATCGCCCCGAGGTGGTCGACCTGCTGCACGGCAAGCACCTGCTGCCCGCGATCTTCTTCATCTTCTCGCGTGTCGGATGCGATCAGGCGGTGCGTCAGGTGCTGCGATCGGGCATCCGCCTCACCGACTCGTCCGAACGCGACGAGATCCGCGCCATCGTCGAGTCGCGCGTGCAGATGCTGCGCGACGAGGACCTGGCCGTGCTCGGCTACTGGGACTGGCTCGAGGGCCTGCAGCGCGGCGTCGCGGCGCACCATGCTGGCATGTTGCCCGCGTTCAAGGAGGTCGTCGAGGAGCTCTTCCAGCGCAAGCTCCTGAAGGCCGTCTTCGCGACCGAGACGCTCGCGCTCGGCGTGAACATGCCGGCCAGGTCGGTCGTGCTCGAGAAGCTCGAGAAGTTCAACGGCGAGGCCAGGGTGCCGATCACGCCGGGGGAGTATACGCAGCTCACCGGGCGCGCGGGCCGTCGCGGCATCGACGTCGAGGGCCACTCGGTGATCCAGTGGGCCGACGGGCTCGATCCCGAGGCCGTCGCCGCGCTCGCCTCCCGTCGCAGCTACCCGATGAACTCGAGCTTCAAGCCCACGTACAACATGGCCGTGAACCTCGTCGACCAGTTCGGGCGCGAGCGCACCAGGCAGATCCTCGAACTCTCGTTCGCCCAGTTCCAGGCCGACCGAGCGGTGGGCGACCTGGCGCGCACCCTGCGCAAGCAGGAGGAGTCGATGGCGGGCTTCGAGCAGGCCATGGCGTGCCATCTGGGCGACTTCGCCCAGTACGCGGCGATCCGGCGACGCATCAGCGACCTCGAGCGCCAGAACTCCAAGGGCAACGCGACCCACGCCCAGCGGGAGCGCATGCAGCGCGACCTGGCCGACGCGCGCAAGCAGATGCGCGCGCATCCGTGCCACGGGTGCGCAGAGCGCGAGCAGCACGCGCGGTGGGCGGAGCGGTGGTGGCGGCTGCACCGCGACCACGAGCAGCTCTCGCGCCAGATCCATACGCGCACGGGGCAGATCGCGAAGCGGTTCGACCGCGTCGCCGAGGTGCTCGAACAGCTCGGCTACCTCGAGCGCACCGCCGACGGCGGCATGGTCTCGACGCCGGCCGGTCGCATCCTGAAACGCATCTACGGTGAACGCGACCTGCTCGTGGCGGAGTGCCTGCGTCAGGGTCTGTGGAACAGCCTCGACGTCCCGTCGGTCGCGGCGATGGCGGTCTCGCTCGTGTACGAACCGCGGCGCGACGATCACGGCGAGCAGTTCCGACTGCCGCGGGGCCGGTTCCGCGAGGCCTTCGAGCGCACCACCGATGTCTGGAGCGAACTCGACGATCTCGAGCGCGACCACCGTCTCGACGGCAGCGAGGTGCCGTCTCCGGCTCTGGCCATGGCGATGCACGCGTGGGCGAGCGGAGCCGGCCTCGGCGCCGTGCTCTCCGACACCGACCTCGCCGCCGGCGACTTCGTGCGCGTCGCGAAGCAGGTCGTCGACGTGCTCGACCAGATCTCGATCGTGGCGGACGCCGAGCTCGGCGTCACGGCTCGTGCGGCGATCGACGCGGTGCGCCGCGGCGTCGTCGCCTACGGATCCGCCGGATGA